The DNA sequence AGGTgtaatcatttttctttcatgttCTACCATAATATTCCTCTCGATCATCTGTCGCAACTCTTCGTTTGTTAGATGTAACCTTCTTCCCTCTTGTCGTAGAAGAATTCGTTCTCTTTGCTCGTGCCTTGGTGATTGACACAGAGAATTCTCCTTGTTGAATATCCGAATCCTTCGACCACTTTGAGACcaaatcaaatccaaatcaAAGGACCTCTTCTTAGGATTTCCACAAACGGCGCCAACTGATTTGGGTCGAAATCTTTGCGACCTCCTTGGATCGGGTGGACAGGTTCTCCAAGCGGTTTGAGGTTGCTACCTCTCCCAAATTAATGTAAGGGTCCTGAAAGAGATAAGCAGATCGTTAGGTTTGTTGGAGTGACCCCCAACTAagaccctccgatgcttaagtcagtgtCTAGTTTCAAGGTCGTGAAAGCAGGTCGCTGGCAAACTGATGAGCCGAAGTGACTAAAAAGTAAGAGCGCTAGAGAGAGAGTACCATGAATGCACTGACTATGGAGTATATAGCGCAAGACTGAGGGTTTTGTTGGTCCAATGAATGTTTTCCGCGTGTCCCGGGTGGCCAGGCGACCGAACCCGGATCGTGACCCGACCCGATAAAAAATACGCGAATCTTTTaggtaaaattgtaattttgtatcCTTTCAATGGCAAAATAGTCTTTTTCagtcaatttaaaatttttcccaTCGATACGCTTACACAAATTTATCCTTGTTCTATTTATCAACAAGCCCACgatgtatatatacaattgGTAGCTGGattgtagaaaaaatttattcaaatcagtttttatggaattaaatcaatgacataaaatataatatatttaacatataatttgtcatttattCTGAACTATATGCTAATTAAACCATTAATATATTGCATTTGTTATTGGTCCAATCAAATGTGATTTTGGTTAGAATTTCCATTTGTAACCCTGTGCAAAGGCTCGACTTCTCCAGAAACTACTTTTCCTGGCAGTGTTCTCTGGAGTTCTCTACCAAATTTTCCCGAACTCTCTGAACTCttcaatgaaataatttaagcaggaatttcttcatcttctgcTCTATAAATACTTCTTTCTCCCTCTTCCAGCAGCAGAAATCACAATCGAGAAATCATCTCATATATTATTCTTCACAGTTCACATCAATCAAACACGATCAAACCAGCAAATTAACAGAGTAATCATGTCGCTGATCCCAAGTGTATTCGGCCGACGAGGCAGCGTTTTCGACCCATTGTCGCTCGATCTCTGGGACCCTTTCCGTGATTGGCCCGTCAGCTCCTCCGACGAGGCCTCGCAGTTGGCGGCCACCAAGGTTGACTGGAGGGAGACGCCGGAGGCCCATGTGTTCAAGGCGGATGTTCCGGGGCTGAAGAAGGAGGAGGTGAAGGTGGAGGTAGAGGACGACAACGTCCTCCAGATAAGTGGAGAACGCACCCGCGAGAAAGAGGAGAAGAACGACACCTGGCACCGTCTTGAGAGGAGCTCCGGCAAGTTCTTCCGCCGCTTCAGGCTGCCGGAGAATGCAAAGATGGATCAGATCAAAGCCAGCATGGAGAACGGGGTGCTCACTGTCACTGTCCCCAAGGAGGAAGTGAAGAAGCCTGAGGTGAAGGCCATTGAGATTTCTGGCTGAAAACAAACACTTCCTCAGTTTTTGCTTCTGAATGTATGATcagtatgtgtgtgtgtgtgtgtgttgtgtgttttCTTAATTGCCATTATGTATAAAGTCCTGGGATTCAAGCCTGGATGTTTGATGAGCTTTGATCTGTAAGGTTGGAATAGcataatgtaataaatgtgtgtgtgtgtgtgttttttttttttatgaacttcTGGAAAAGTCCAAATTATAGCAGTTCTCGGCATTTTTATTCGAACAAGTTTAGTTCTTTTTCGCACgttttatagttattatttacttctgaaaatttattttacaaatgtttgaatttagGACTGATTTTGGGTGAAGTTTTGTAGAATAATgagatatttcaaattttaaaacatttggTTCTTTGTATTCacgcaagtttatttttttttcgtacattttgtagttattatttagcttagtaaaatttactatgtttggatttaagACTattttgggttaagtttcataaaattttgatatagttCAGATTTTAATAACTTTTACGGCATTTTTATTCAAGCAAGTTATTTCTTTTCTGTActttttgtagttattatttaatttagcaaaatttatcatacaaatgcTTATATCGGTAATATTTAAGGCTCCATTAAGATGAAGACAGATAATTATGCGATACtgatttaaagaatttttttaaaataattttatattaaatgaatttaatgttattaaaaaatagttcgaaattataatcaaaagaTTTCAAGTCCTTTGCAAcacaaaattatccaaataaatataataaatttactgccatgaatttaaattttttaattctaattcatcaatataaatattgcgcatatttttttaaagtaatttcaaaacaatataaattaaggtATTGATTACGAATATAATGGAAAagcttataatattattttaaatacattaaatataataaatatcaataaaagaaacttaaatatgtattatctAAGTATACAAGTTTGTAATATaagtaatttcaaatatttggttattatttattagatataatatcaaacaattacatatttatatggttcaaccaattatttataataagtataaaatgttatataaCAATACATTTACTAGATCATATTGTTTATTCTATATACATACAGGAATGACAATTGGTCCCGAAAAATTGAGGCCCCAAGACACGCCCCAAAACTTTGGTGGGTCTGCGGCCATTGGGTTGGGACTCGATCGggtacaattaatattttatttatttattattcatatgcattatattattaataaaaaattatggtttatatgtaaattcttaaataattttgtatatatctaACCTATATAAgagaatacaaaaaataaaaaattagttgaaaatatattatttataggtAGTAAAATATAGTACTTAACGaggaaattaataatttagatgaatgtataattaaaaactatattttattaaaactatcTACATCTAAAATGGTAGttacttttattatataattcgagACACTTATATAagatacaaatttaaaataaaatcaaaaagtaattttttaatttcatctttaatttcactaatttttcaattaagtcataataaaattatttttgtcaggACGGATGGAGTAGAATGGGATTGGGTGAGATTATCCGAGGATGGTATCGGGTCAAGACAAATCCGCCCCAGACCCACCCATGCATACTCTATATGCAtgctctttttttgtttttttgtttttaaattataagtatttgttaagtatctcaatatatatatacatgaaaaaattcaaaagtataaattgtaaaagtataattaatttaatgttttaaaatgatactttttttgttttgattgttATTTATCAAATGCAAATTAATAAGTAATCTAAAAAATGTAACttaatgttttttaatatatcaatatatatttttgaattttttcaagaacacAACAATCAGGTTCTGAACTTTGGTCTGCAACGAGTTTATAAACCTCGCACCACTGAAGGGTTTAACAGCAGCTCAGCGGCAGTACATTCCCGCCCCCCCATCACTCCGTCAAACTCCAATTACCCAGTGCCGCGCCCCCCAACGCCTCCGGCGGTTTCTTCCTGTGCTTGGTTACCGCCGCTGCCGAGAATAACAGGAGCTGGAGAAGCTAAAAGGATTTCAACAAACGCCTTTGATGTGTGTATGAAATTGTTCCATGCTGTTTTCTACAATCAGGTTAGTTTCCCGCAAAAAGCTCTCAAAAAATCTCCAATTTATCCGATTGAAGTCAGTTCCATCGCTTGCCCATTTCACTCCTTACTTTTCAGATTCTGGTTCTGAGGACCTGAGTCCCAGTTCAAGAAACGATGTTATTGTATCAAAATGCAGTAACAGCAGCCATGATAACATTTCATTGGAGTTAAATTCATCTGGGGTGGTTCAGGTTctgaaaaatatgcaaaacGAACCCA is a window from the Sesamum indicum cultivar Zhongzhi No. 13 linkage group LG15, S_indicum_v1.0, whole genome shotgun sequence genome containing:
- the LOC105178104 gene encoding 17.5 kDa class I heat shock protein-like; translation: MSLIPSVFGRRGSVFDPLSLDLWDPFRDWPVSSSDEASQLAATKVDWRETPEAHVFKADVPGLKKEEVKVEVEDDNVLQISGERTREKEEKNDTWHRLERSSGKFFRRFRLPENAKMDQIKASMENGVLTVTVPKEEVKKPEVKAIEISG